The genomic region CCTCGTACACTGACATCGTGCCCACACGACCCCTACAAGCACGGACAGCCCTCCAGGCAGCCACCCTAATTTTCGATTCTCTCCAGGGAAAAAATCATGGTCCAACATCATGATAACTCATTGCAAGAAATCAAACCATCCTGATTCGTACTTTTCACCGTTCTCAATCAAGAATTGTCCAGTTTTTTGCCCCCGTCAGCTGATCCCACCTCCAAGATATCGAAGATGCAAGGCCAGAGAAACAAACAGAAACTTGTGATGCGGAAAATGTGCCCGAATTTCGATCGTGAAGACTTCCTGGAGACGGTGCTGGACGTACCCGTCCCGGAGGAGATGTTCTCCGGATTGGGCAATTCTGTGGCGTTGCGGTGGCAGGCCATGGCTGCTTGGATGAAGGCTCAAACTACCGACAAGTTGGCGTCGCCAATCGTCGCCACCCGGTACAACGAAATGAGCTTTCTTCTGTACATTGTGGGATCTCCTCTTCTGCCTTTCCAGGTCCAGGTCGATCGATTCAACCAACGTGCCGTCAAGCATTCTTCCATTGTCAGTAATTCTCATTctcattcttcttcttctcttgaTCGTTTTCACAATCTTCAAACGTgggcttttttcttttcctctcatGATTAGATGAAATGTCGTAATTTATCAGTCGCGACActctattttgaattaatattgtattttatatgcCATGATTTTACATGTAAAGGTCACGTGTATAAAATCCAGTCTCCTGAATGTTTAAAAGGCAACATTTTTGTACACATTGTATGAATGTGTAAATATAACATATGATGAACATCGACTTATAATAAAGTATCTGAACTGCTAAATTGTGTAGTGGCAATCACTTGACTTACTCATACTCACAAATGAACAAGTAGTAATTGTTGTTTTTGGGTGTACAAAACTGATTGACAGGAAGCTTCAACAGCCAAATACATTGTACAACAATACATAGCAGCAACGGGAGGGCAGCCGCCCTTGAACGCGCTGAATAGCATGTGTGTGATCGGACAGACAAAGATTAATTCATCTGAGTTTCATCAAGGTGACGAAAACGTTAAGGTGAGGAGCAAAGATGAAGCTGGAGGTTTCGTGATATGGCAGAAGAATCCTGATTTCTGGTGTCTAGAGTTGCAAATTTCCGGGTGCAAGGTCATTGCAGGGAGCAACGGTAAGATTTCCTGGAGGCAATCTTCCAACCAACAGAGACCAATCTGTAGGGGACCTCCCAGACCTTTGCGCAGATTCTTACAGGTGATAACGTCAGCTTAGTTCTGATGAAATCGTGTTGTTTTTTCTTGCAAATTATACATAACATTAAATCCATCCATGTTTTCTCATTGCTTTAATTATTACAGGGCCTTGATCCCCGAGCAACAGCCAATCTATTCATAGATGCAGTATGCATAGGCGAAAAGATCATAAACGACGAGGACTGCTTCATACTGAAGCTAGACGCAAGCCAGTCGATCCTGGAGGCACAGAGTGgcccaaaatttgaaattattcacCACACAATCTGGGGGTATTTCAGCCAGAGATCAGGGCTCCTAGTTAAGTTCGAGGATTCCAGGTTGCTTTCGgtgaaaacaaacaaagaggACGGTGATGTCTTCTGGGAAACGAGCTCTGAATCTGTGATCGAAGACTATAAATATGTTGATGGTGTAAACATCGCGCATGGTGGGAAGACATGTTTCACGGTTTTCAGATACGGGGAGCATTCAGCAAACCACAAGAGGGAGCTGCAAGAATCCTGGAAAATTGAAGAGGTAGATTTTAACATTCAGGGATTGAAACCAGAGTTCTTTATGCCTCCCACGGAATTTCACAAGAAATGAGAGCAGAATTAAGAGGGAGATTGAGGTGGGTATGGGTAGTGTTATAGTAGAGCGAGCAGACAGAGATGTTAATGAGACTAAGGTGTTTGTAAATTTAAGTACAAACATTACTTAAAAGAGTAACATTTTTTTGAGGGACTTCACAGCAATTACAGGATTGTCTTAAAGAGCTTCTTTCTTGTGGCTTTGCTAATTTTGTGCTGAAATTGGTTTGCTTGTCTTTCTCAACCACTCAACTTACCTCTTGCAAGAAAATTTTGTGTTTGGTATTTGGGAAATTATGATCATtgtcagaaaatatttcataataaactGGAGGCTCCGTTTTAAGGGTGGATGACCATTTTATGGAGGAGCACCGGTTAAGTCTCTTAAAATGTTGTTTAACTCATGAACCCCTGCATGTTCTTTTCCTTAAACTGAGAAGAAATTatgctcaaattttaaaattcaattttctttttcatgattattttaaaatcttattattcattttgGGGCTTCTATGATATTAGAATTTTAGTGTTaggtttgaattaatttagaaaaacgcttgcaaaaaataagttagaaactcatatttttttcgaCTAAGTTTATaaacatgtaatatttatttttaattttatttaaaaaatattcaaatattatgtgatactttataaattctaaaacaTATCGTAAgatgtttaaaattataagttaattcAAGCACCCTCTAGACTACAAAATTATAAGCgcaaaaacttttaaaaatttaattgtgaaGGACagtttggaaaattttatgtatttatcccaaaatttaTCATACCATGCAAATAACTCACTAAAGATTGGTTTCCTCAGCAACTATGAAGAGCAAAAATTGGAAGAGGACAAAAACAAAACCTAGCTAAATACAGAATTGTCGAGAACCAAGTGTAGCATTTGCTCCTTTTTCCTAATAGACAGCACCCATGCTTTCTATGTGACTAATTCCAAGAGGACAAAAACAAATTGTAATATGGTAGTATTCTGCATCTGAGTtaactaatattattaacataataattCTTTGGGCATGCCCTAAAGCTAGCCAGCAAAATAGACTAGTTTTATTTATtcgaatttattaaaaaaattgtaaaattcaaaaagtagaaataattttagcaatggtaaagaaaatgttacaaatttaAGTAAATACCCGTTCCAAATACCGTTACAAAGATAGTCCCAAAGAAGTATTCCTAAACGGGATGAACTgttccaaataccattgcCAGGACCATTTCAAACACGTGTTCCATTGCAAATACTACTGCTAATCCAGTCTCTAATACGTGTTCCAAATTATATGAGACCGTTCCTAAGaccattactaaaacagttCTACAAACGTGTtcctaattaaaaaattcattcctAAATCTGTTGCAGATTACAGTTTaaaaaaccgttcctaaatatatcccaattaccaaaaaaaaaaaaaaacagttccAAAGTTCATGCACGAGTATTACAAAGTCCGTTCCAAAAGTTCCccgataaaattaaattatatatcttttccAAATCCCGCCCCTAACCATTCCAATTCAAAACCtaaaaatttttttggacaaatTCGACATTAGAAACGATTTTCACAGACAGTTACAGTTACCGTCCCAAGTAGGAATTGTTATCAAATAACCAttcctaaatttttgtaaCGCCGACTTAAAAACGGATTTCTATCCATTTCCAAAATCCTTCCAAATTCCGCTTCAAATAAGTTCTGTATTGTGCAAACTATttcaaagacaaaaaaaaccttttcaaaccccccccccccaatccCACCTTTTTTGTAGTGCCAATCATacaagtgcaatacacttgatgtatgataagtatatagttcaggaaaaataaacaaactacACTAGTTCTATGATTAGTTTGGTTCGGCCAGATTTAATTTggcaagaattaatttttcatatatacatatatataatactttgtTTCTTCAATGTTTCTCTCTTTAATTCCTCTTCTTTTTGTCTGGgataaaaatgaatcaaagaGTATGGAAAATGACTGGTCCCTCACAGTGTCAGGAATATATCCTCTGAAGAGATGAGAATAATTCAACATGATCTGCATATGCATGTAGATAGCCTTGGAAGGCCATATGACAGAGAGACGCGGCGCTTTGAATCATAGCATCCTTCTCTCTTTCGCGCCCTATATAAAGATATGGCTCGTTTACGCTGAAATAAGCAGCAACGGGTCTGAAAAATGTTAAGGAAGAGAGGTCTGGTATGAAGATGAAGATCGTAGTTTGGTAGCCAAGGATGACTTGCCTAAATCCATCCGATTAGGGTTCGTGCATCGTAGATGAGTTTTTAAAACCCTAACAAGGGTTTTAGGCGTCATCCATTGGCTATCCGGACAGGCTCTTCATTGTCATGCTAGACCATCTCTTctagtattttatttgtcgATCACAATGCTTGGTTTCTATTCAAGGGCAGGGCAACGATCGAGATAGGTAAATAAAgctgattgaattttctatttcaaatcatattgTATCTTCTATTCCATATACGTAACAAGGTTGGgtcatttcttttattttatatatgtggcgtgtatatgtgtatattaaaTGGAATAAAAGATGAATAAGAATTGAAATAGGAAATCGAATTAGTAAACATGGGATAGtaacatgtatatatgtgcaatatattatttgcactatatatgtatggaacaacttcaatttataatatatatttaggattaaatgcaatttacctcactGTGTTAACtaaaaagagcaaaaataaataacaattaccCCCTATATGTcccaaaatgaagcaaaaagcCCCCTCACGTGAGTTCATGTGTTTCagatgcattttttattatttattttttcaatttaagtatatttataattttatctaaaaattattgaatttgatttgaatttaaagtCGAAATTTAATTAGTGGGTCAATAATGCAAAATTTACTTACTTAAATTCaactgtttaaatttttttaaatatataaattaaaattaaaattatatatttaatatatatttatatatacaaaattaaaatatttacatatataaagatatatatatatatatatataaagatatacATATAGGACGGCGATGGAGGAGGAGGCGACTATGGGACAATGAAAGGGGATGTCGGCTGAGAGGGAATGGGGAGGCGGCGATGGCTGCGGGGGCAAAATTTCATTACAGTGTCGTGGCAAAATCAATGGGAAAATTGTCACCAGAGGTCTCGTGGCAATGAGGTCATTTTGCAGTGTATAAGGAAGctgtattaattaatgatttcttttatttgttaattagcAGTGCTCTGTAAAGGacttaaatgtatttttattctcataatttatatcaaatatatacattcttTATcctatatagaaatatatatatatatatgtatgtattttctatgtgtaaaataaaatactaatttggGATTGAAATTCGGAGTGCTTCTTAATTGTGCTATCTATCTACTTACTATTATCAAAGTGTGACCAATTTAGAATGTTTTTGTTCCTCAagtttcttttaatttctgaaaaatcagtatagaattaaattagtatactgttaaataattttttagattgagtaaattacattttgtcatttgaattatagtatttttgcacttttgccatctctttttcttttttgttgcaCTTTAtgggtaaaattatatttttagttccataTATATGGGGTAATGACATTTTTAGTCtccaattttattgaattacaaaaaacatcccaaattaaaaaaattgaacatgtTTGGTCCCTTGCTAATTCAAAAAGATCACAGTCACACTTGACTTTTGTCCAATGTAAATAAATCAACCCcacaatagaaaaaaaaaagagattattgaaggaaacaagaaaaaaagaatacaagaaagagagagagagagaaaccaaAAGGAGATTTTCATCAAACTTTTCTAGTAAAATGCACTTTTAGCCCATAGAGTAGGTGTCGATAGTCCCctactttatgaaattataaaaaatatttcaaaatttaaaaattgaacatatttagttccatatatatgtaattttgattaatgggtAGTGCCACTTTTGACTAACGGGCATGTGCACAGCACATATATTTGCCGTTagttttttaaagataaagtTAATATAAGACTAAATGTATTAAactttcacaattttaaaatatgttttgtaATTGCATAAAGTAGGGAACTAAAAATATCGACCTCTATcttatatgactaaaaatataatttttacccGCTTAATGATCCAAAGTACAcattttttacacttttattcaaacttgtagCATCTCtgcattaattattacattataaagtttactataaaaatataatcagtCAAATAGTACGAATTCTATGGTCTGTTGGTGTAATCATCacacaaaaaagtaaaagagatatcttatatttagaaaatgtaTTAAATGGATATTTTTATGGTAACCACtatcaaaaaacaaagagaaaatacAATTAGTTGCCACGTAAAATTGCCAAGTAATTGGTCCAGTATCTTTTCAAACTGCgcgattttaatttttttttttttttagttcatTATTCTCGCAGAAAAAATACATGTACATCTCATATGATCATTTAAAATTGGGAGAATTGTTCCTGTTGGCTCATTTGCCATCATTACTTTAACTTTCAAGAGTAATATTTAggtcctgtaattttttaattttcgagattctgataattttttcccTGGAGTTCACCCTTCTTGTAGGTTGAGATAAGTCCGggaaaaaaaactgaaattatgaaaatagaaaagataaagaatcaaaatactatcatataaaattaggaCAAAAAGATCAAAGGATATAAGTTACGggaataaaaatgcatttaatccaGTAAGAAATTGTTCATAGAAAGAGTTGCACAGTATTAATTAGTAGAGAACAAATTTGGGTATTTTGGAGAGTTGACAATATGTGATTGAAGGGAATTAGGAATATGGTAATCTGAGGTGATAATTTGGTCAATCTCAAAGTTTTGAACTGTTGAATCTATTCTTTCCGGATGCGTCAAAACCTATCAATCTTTAATTGGATTCGGAGGGAACAATTAGCTACTATGGGTCGTCAAGTTGATCACTCATGTCTCATTCAAGAATATTATAAGTCAACTCCAACATGGGTACGTGTGACCCGACATGAAATTTCTTGTCTATATGGTACCTCTTAcatgttgaaaatatatacattctcCATTTTCATTAATCCCTCTAATTGTTTCTGCTTTTATAATAAGTTGGACCAGAAACGACGTGCATGCAAAATGAAGTAATGGGTATGGTCAATATATGGTCCCTCACACTGCAGAATCTATTCTTTGAGGAATCAGAACAACTCTATAATTCTACATGCATAACAACAAAGTCCATTGCCAATGCATGTTGCAAGCCTTGAAAGGTCGAGAATCAGAAACGATGCCATCGGCGCTTTGAATCCATTATCCGTCATCTTTTCACCGTCAATATATACTTGTCATGCAATGGAATGTAACAGCAAAAAGGAGAGCGTTTCGTGCATACGTCGAAAGAGGAGAGGTCTTGTATGAAGACTAAGAGCCTAGTTTGGTAGCCAAGGATGACTTGCCTAAATTCCATCAACCGTTCATGTATATCAGTGGAATACATTCATACGTATGTACGTTTATGTAATTGATCTTTGATCAAGTGTACGATGAAAGCTGCAAAGGGTTTCTAGGCGTCATCCTTGGCTATCCTGACTGGCTCTTTCTCATCATGCTAGATCATCTCTTCTGTTCCATCCCTATTTCTTAAGCACAAGCGAGGACGGCTTGATATTCTTGTATTCAAAGGCCACGAAGAAAGGTACATATATGGGGTAATGTGGATTACTAGTCGATGCAACCCTCATATCGGTATAGTAATTTTGACTTCAATCCTCAACCGTGGTTGAGGCATTATAGGGGTACTGTAAATTACTAGTCGATGCAACTCTCATATCGACCGAGGAAATCAAGTCCACAACCATCTAATTGAAAGAGGGTTCTAACCAAGGGAGCCAACAAGcattagtttatattattgagTAAATAtccttgtatttattatagttttaatttcaTCAGATCGATCTAGTAGTGGAAATGTGGGCTAGAATCGATCCCTGTGTCTAATCCTACCCAAAAGTTGAATTTACAGCGGCTAGCTAGTGCTGTTGTAAATGAAGCCTTATTGCTAAGAAAGTGTTTggtggatttgaatttgaagcaAGAAGGATGCACATAAGTTTTTGTCGATAACCACctgttgtttctatttttaatattaaatattaatttttattcagtattttttttgttaataacaacaaattttataaatttttaattatttaagaatttatttgttggaaAGCAAACCTGATCAgaagtactaaatataatttttcgaactatgaaaaatttacacttgtaattatacagaattttaaaaagaatggTGTAGTTATCCCATTTACTCTTAAATCTATTCCTTTCAAATTTGTTCAAAATTCTGTGATGGAATCTTGGGATGTCAAAGAGGACAACTAGCTCGGACCacattattatgaatttatgacTCATTATGTGATGATTTGTTTTAGGAACATTTTTCGGTAATATTGTACTTTTAGTCTCGTGGAATAGCAACTAAACTTTCTTACTTTACGGGATTGACaactaaaattctaaaattttaaaaattggtagATTTCgtcacttaaaaaaaattatttccaatATTAAGAATTACTATCACTTAAAAATCACAACAAATCACGATTATATAAAATCGacataaatatcaaaagttTTGATCATGAAAAATCGGCATTCGtcattgttttttaattaattttgagttgTAGCTAATGTTTTGGTCTCACCTGTTGATGTTTCACTTTAAAGTATATTTGGTTGAGATGAAAAGTGGGAGTATAAgataagtgaaaataaaaaggaatgTATAAGAGATAGTTTGGTGTTTGGTTAGGGGAAGAGATGGACGAGAAGTAAAACTTGGTGTATATGAAACCCCTCTAGTGaccaattttgttttcatccaaaattaggcaaaacattgaaaatataaactcaaaaagacaaaaaagtatatattctatttttatttattctattatccatatatatatatatatatatgtaatttttctctattttttttctcatttctatTGATAATACCGTACATAATCACCAGaagaaaaataccaaaattgttgaaaaactACAACATCGAAGtcaataactaatatttttatttataaactcttgttcttatttaataaatttttttattaataagatttttaagtCTTTGatctactaaaattatattagtgaaaaattaatttttttattttctaatacaaaataaagagaagagTTATACagtaaaattgcaaaaaatagtCTTTTCTTTACaatctattttctttataccaaacaaatgaaactatttaaaatttactcaCTTTCAAATCATACCAAAcaatttgaaagaaaactaTTATTCTCTCAGAGTTAGTCCCAAattcaaaagagaaaaaatcgCATTGAGGAGCCTCGTtcagataaaaaagaattcagtcgaaataatataacttttcaggttttaaaaaaaaattgttcacgAAATTTCCTCATAATTAACATTCTACAGTTGTTGCATTGAGGATGTTTCTTTCTATTAGTGAACAACTAGAATTCAATCCGTCATAAGGTCTAGTTCAATTAGTAAAGTTgaaatctcataattttaaaatcgtGGGTTCGGacttcattaatatataaaatattattttattttaatagtaggtGTAGCTCTACTTTAATGCTATTGGATATTGATGATTGTAATCAACTTGTTTAATAaagaataacaatttatcgctttcaatttgaaaaaaaatccgACACGCACTTGGGATGAAGGTCCAATGACAAAATTTAGAGACAAAAATTTTCTGTGTGTGATTTCATGATAGATAATCTACGAGTAATTATTTGGTCTACTTTTAAATctaaatagataatttttattacactataaacaaataattaatcccTACACTGTAAATCACTacgatataaaaattataataaatcaatattatttactatattctAGTTGAATTGGTAAAGTGGCAAAAGGAGCATTTTGACCCAACTTCAAATTCCATGGGCAACAAATCTTTTCAATTACTCAAGCCTGTGTTACATCACCATATCAGCAATTTCCACGCCTAGTTGGAATTAATTCCGactaaaatgccaaaaaaacttattaaaaattctaagTCGGACCATATTTACGCATTTTTGTAACTTGAAGGGCGAAATTGATAACGAGTATAtttacaggattaaaattaataaataagtcaagTTAAcggaccaaaaataataattttccaatATGTCTTTGTCACGCTTGTAAAAAACAATAACTAACAACCATTACACAAccttattaattagtatacaccataattttttactttaatcataataattaatcatcagtaaaaaaccatttttcttctaacgttttatttcttgaaaatgaatgAAGGGCCAAAGGCAATGGATATGGTGCTGGTCCCTCACAGTGTCAGGAATATATTCCTTTGAAGGGATGAGAACAATTCAACACTTGCATATCTGGACGTAGCTAGCTAGAAAGCCATGGAAGGCCATATGACTGAGAGGCGCCGCGCTTTGATTCTAATATCCTTTTCTCCTTCGCGGCctatatatagacatatataGCTCGTTACGATGAAATAAGCAGCAACAGGTCCGGAAAATGTTAAGGAAGAGAGGTCTGGTATGAAGATGAAGATCGTAGTTTGGTAGCCAAGGATGACTTGCCTAAATCCATCCGACTAGGGTTCATATGAGTTTTGAAAACCCTAACAAGGGTTTTAGGCGTCATCCGTTGGCTATCCAGACAGGCTCTTCATTGTCATGCTAGACCATCTCTTCTACTACCtcataattcttgatcaaaaGACAACTTACAAAGGTACACAAGTTGTAATAACATGTGTATGTTATTATGTCGTTGTTGTTTATACAAGTTTTACCATTTCCGCAATTGTTAAGAGAAATGCACATAGCTCGTGGATAAGCCAAAATGAGTTTGGAATACATATTTCGATCGGTGATAGAATGTCAATGAACTAtataactttattattttgcgATGTTTGTGAATTATATGTATAACCATTCAACAAATTGATGCATTACTAagtatatgttaattattaagagTGCGTGTGTAAAAGGTCAATGATGTTCTGCCTTTTCGTCTCTGATGTTAGTGGGTATTTTTGGgagaaatacaattttagttttgaaatttaggGACGGGGTGTTGGTTatgtatgaattaatttttgcaatttaattatgtaatattaaaactttggtaaattttcatcattttggCCGGAAAATTCACtgtaaaaaatgtattatttcttatacTATAAATCACTACAACTTGAAAATTATCgtagtaaattaataatatttaccaCGATcaaacaaactaaaattttgacTATATATGATTATCAACATTCACTATGGGTAATAGTTGCTGCTCCGTCGTGATTAATTAGTATCCATCACGATTTTTTACTTCAACCATAGTGAAAAGTCATATTTCTTCTTGTGattgcatgtgacttgcaAAAAACTCAATTAAATGTCGAACAAATTATGGCCAATCAAATTGCACCACCTCATCAAGTAAAGTAGATcaggaaaaaaatttcaccTTACAACCATAAACAAGGGTATTCttccaaaccaaaaaaatataattgaagatacaagtaaaaacacaagaaaaagagCGCTCAAGAAGTGTTAAAATCCTCTCTACCTCAACTCAAGAAAGATCCACGGGGTTCAAAAGCAAAAATCATGgcatttttaattagaaaacaagttaaaaaaacCTCGCAAATTAACATTATCAAAGCACAAATCCACGTCGACAGAAGTTCAAAGCTCCAATCCCACCAACACTAGAAGAACTACAAGATTTAGTTACGGTTAATTATCATGTTTAATAACAAGTAGTCTTAGCAATAGTTATGACCACGGTCACGCAACGGTTGTTGGTCGTGATTTTTACaagggtggctaaaatattttaatcatagcAAATGTTTTGACCATTAATCTTACCcatggcaaataattttttcatgatgaaaagctaattttttgtatcagTTTTATTTGCCGTAGTTAATAGTAGTCATGTACGATGAGTTTCAACCATAACCACTAATATTATAactaatagtaattttttttagtgcaAGAAACTCCCAAAGTCCAAGTCAAGTGTTCAAATTTATAGAGGCTTATGTCAACATTGAAGGAGATCAAACTATCTAGGTCCACCTTCAAATAGTCAAAGTCAAAGGCCACTTTcaaaattatctatactaaCAATTTTATGCACAACATTGTCACGAAGAATTGTATAATCACAAGATCAAATATTTGTtacttgatatatatttttagtgataacTGTAAAATTGTCACTTTTTATAGGAGCATGTGTTGCacttgtaaaaatatatatttaaaggtGAATATCACTTATTAGCTACAAAAGATTTTaagttcataattttgtttatatttctatCATTGAAACATTagtatatatgattatatttttaaaaattaattattattattttaattgataaggAAAATCctattatttgtaattcacttctaaatttaattgcaCCTGATAAATAACAAACTTAatcctttaaattaaaattttgcattttgtaattaataattcgaaagtaaaatataatacataatactCCAAcattgatataaaattaattgtaaaacccccttatttttgaactttttataagaaattttaatttaatttaatcatgttatttttttaggttgattatattatggaaaaaagtacaatttaaaaagattattaatattaattttaaaataaaatcaatagtTCAAAAGTCgctcaattttaaaaaaaatatatatttttctatattatttttattttttaaagtttgaatTGGTATTTACATGTTACTCATATtcaactaatttaaaattttacta from Sesamum indicum cultivar Zhongzhi No. 13 linkage group LG3, S_indicum_v1.0, whole genome shotgun sequence harbors:
- the LOC105158174 gene encoding uncharacterized protein LOC105158174 is translated as MQGQRNKQKLVMRKMCPNFDREDFLETVLDVPVPEEMFSGLGNSVALRWQAMAAWMKAQTTDKLASPIVATRYNEMSFLLYIVGSPLLPFQVQVDRFNQRAVKHSSIEASTAKYIVQQYIAATGGQPPLNALNSMCVIGQTKINSSEFHQGDENVKVRSKDEAGGFVIWQKNPDFWCLELQISGCKVIAGSNGKISWRQSSNQQRPICRGPPRPLRRFLQGLDPRATANLFIDAVCIGEKIINDEDCFILKLDASQSILEAQSGPKFEIIHHTIWGYFSQRSGLLVKFEDSRLLSVKTNKEDGDVFWETSSESVIEDYKYVDGVNIAHGGKTCFTVFRYGEHSANHKRELQESWKIEEVDFNIQGLKPEFFMPPTEFHKK